Proteins found in one Methanospirillum hungatei JF-1 genomic segment:
- a CDS encoding translation initiation factor IF-2 subunit alpha, which translates to MQEREWPEQGELVVCSVQNVKDFVAFVTLDEYNNREGLIPIAEVARGWIKYIRDHIREGQKVVCKVLNVDPQKGHIDLSLKDVNEHQRREKIRVWKNESKAKKWIGFAAEAAGKADSAQDIASALYREYGELYAAFEDFVTEGRDALNKLKIDSGLADALYTIATENVKLPSVTISGDLFLRSTKSDGVNIIRRALRSAEPKVDGAEIEITYLGAPNYRIKVIATNYKDAEKALEKASSAAIGVLKRAGGEGKFSRKSKSGKHV; encoded by the coding sequence ATGCAGGAGAGAGAGTGGCCTGAACAGGGAGAACTTGTCGTCTGTTCAGTTCAGAATGTTAAAGATTTCGTGGCATTTGTCACGCTTGACGAGTATAACAACCGGGAGGGACTGATCCCTATTGCTGAAGTGGCCCGTGGATGGATTAAGTATATCCGTGACCACATCAGGGAGGGACAGAAGGTTGTATGCAAGGTACTGAATGTCGACCCCCAGAAAGGTCACATCGATCTCTCTTTAAAGGATGTCAACGAGCACCAGCGCCGTGAGAAGATCCGTGTCTGGAAGAATGAATCCAAGGCAAAAAAATGGATCGGTTTTGCGGCTGAAGCAGCTGGCAAAGCTGATAGTGCCCAGGATATTGCAAGTGCACTCTATCGTGAATATGGTGAGTTGTACGCAGCCTTTGAGGACTTTGTCACCGAAGGCCGTGATGCCCTGAATAAACTTAAAATAGACTCCGGGCTTGCTGATGCCCTGTATACCATTGCAACCGAAAATGTAAAACTACCATCGGTTACCATCTCCGGAGACCTGTTCCTGCGGTCTACCAAGTCAGATGGGGTAAATATCATCAGACGTGCCCTTCGTAGTGCAGAGCCGAAGGTAGACGGAGCAGAGATAGAGATAACCTATCTTGGAGCGCCTAATTACCGTATAAAGGTTATTGCAACGAATTATAAGGATGCTGAGAAGGCTCTTGAGAAGGCCTCAAGTGCAGCCATCGGTGTTCTGAAACGAGCCGGTGGAGAAGGAAAATTCAGCCGGAAATCGAAGTCCGGGAAGCATGTATGA
- a CDS encoding endonuclease Q family protein → MASSPRMVPEEIIKGCRVKGISVIGTGDVLHPEWRRMWQDVPIDDDIIVVPTTEIEGAGRVHHVILLPDFDAAAELAKRLGPHSKDMDSNGRPRVPLSGEEILFHVHAVGGIGGPAHAFTPYTSVYAMHPSLSSCYAHEQVDLLELGLSADSRYGAGIAELAKVPFLTNSDAHSPEPSKLGREFTVLELKRSDAIGVLTAVQQANIVMNVGFFPEEGKYNRTACSRCFRQFSFEEAAATSWKCPDDGGRIKKGVQERAQSLSSGPVSERPPYLHIIPLSEIIQRVLDTKSPTTRRCRDLYCQCIDRFGDEITTLMKTPPEEIAAINIRLSKAIRSFREGHIILHPGGGGKYGSFEIPDLYDPYPNH, encoded by the coding sequence ATGGCATCATCACCCCGGATGGTGCCGGAAGAGATCATCAAAGGCTGCAGAGTCAAAGGAATCTCTGTTATTGGAACCGGTGATGTTCTCCATCCTGAATGGAGACGGATGTGGCAGGATGTTCCTATTGATGATGATATCATCGTTGTTCCCACTACGGAAATTGAAGGAGCAGGCCGGGTCCATCATGTGATTCTGCTCCCTGATTTTGATGCAGCAGCAGAGCTTGCAAAAAGGCTCGGGCCACATAGCAAGGACATGGATTCAAATGGCCGCCCCCGTGTACCCCTGTCCGGAGAAGAGATCCTCTTCCATGTCCATGCAGTCGGAGGTATTGGTGGCCCGGCCCATGCATTTACTCCCTACACGTCAGTATATGCTATGCATCCGTCACTCTCATCCTGCTATGCTCATGAACAGGTCGATCTCCTTGAACTTGGTCTGTCGGCTGACAGCAGGTATGGAGCAGGCATAGCTGAGCTTGCAAAAGTGCCCTTCCTGACCAACTCTGATGCTCACAGTCCTGAACCATCAAAGCTGGGAAGAGAGTTCACCGTCCTGGAACTGAAAAGATCAGATGCCATCGGTGTGCTCACTGCCGTTCAGCAGGCGAATATCGTGATGAATGTCGGATTTTTCCCAGAGGAAGGAAAATATAACCGGACCGCATGTAGCAGATGTTTTCGCCAGTTCTCCTTTGAAGAAGCAGCAGCGACCTCATGGAAATGCCCTGATGATGGCGGGAGGATAAAAAAAGGCGTTCAGGAGCGTGCACAATCCCTTTCATCAGGTCCTGTATCAGAGCGGCCGCCTTATCTTCATATTATCCCCCTTTCTGAAATTATTCAGCGTGTCCTTGACACGAAAAGCCCGACAACCCGGCGCTGCAGAGATCTCTATTGTCAGTGTATTGACCGGTTCGGTGACGAAATTACTACTCTTATGAAAACTCCTCCTGAAGAGATTGCAGCAATAAATATCCGCCTTTCAAAAGCAATCCGGTCATTTCGCGAGGGGCATATCATTCTTCATCCCGGTGGCGGTGGGAAGTATGGATCATTTGAGATCCCTGATCTGTATGATCCATACCCGAATCATTAA
- a CDS encoding stage II sporulation protein M: MSETFKISHYLAISGIILIAGFAAGFVLSYFDPAFGESLVNLFQEMVAGQIMGDDPPVLALQLFLNNLEACVVIFIGGAFFGFISVAILMLNGVIIGAVLEVVRKEAGYIALFAAIVPHGIFELPAVIASGALGLMMGRAVKNELSGISDASFEAWRLGGYFVKYIIPFVAIAAVIEAFITPAVLQLVT, from the coding sequence ATGTCTGAAACGTTTAAAATTTCTCATTACCTGGCTATTTCAGGAATAATTCTTATAGCCGGATTTGCAGCAGGATTTGTATTATCATATTTTGATCCGGCATTTGGTGAGTCACTAGTCAACCTGTTTCAGGAGATGGTAGCAGGTCAGATAATGGGTGATGATCCACCAGTGCTGGCTCTCCAGTTATTTCTAAATAACCTTGAGGCATGTGTCGTCATCTTTATCGGCGGTGCATTCTTCGGGTTTATCTCTGTTGCAATACTGATGCTGAATGGTGTGATCATCGGTGCAGTTCTGGAAGTTGTCAGAAAAGAAGCAGGGTATATCGCCCTTTTTGCAGCTATTGTTCCCCATGGGATCTTTGAACTTCCCGCTGTTATTGCATCCGGAGCACTTGGACTGATGATGGGGCGGGCAGTGAAAAATGAGTTGTCAGGAATTTCAGATGCATCTTTTGAGGCATGGCGTCTTGGGGGGTATTTTGTGAAATATATAATCCCGTTCGTTGCCATCGCAGCCGTAATCGAGGCATTTATCACACCGGCCGTCTTACAACTGGTGACATAG
- a CDS encoding RNA-protein complex protein Nop10, which yields MKGRIRYCPSDNLYTLSETCSSCGKPTITPHPARYSPDDRYGKYRRMIR from the coding sequence ATGAAAGGGCGTATCAGATACTGCCCCTCGGATAATCTTTACACTCTTTCTGAAACTTGTTCCAGTTGTGGGAAACCCACAATAACTCCCCATCCTGCCAGGTATTCTCCTGATGATCGATATGGAAAATACCGGAGGATGATTCGCTGA
- a CDS encoding 30S ribosomal protein S27e, which translates to MVQLTRENRSKFVKVKCPDCENEQTIFDRACTPVDCIVCGSNLATPTGGKAQIKAEIITAFE; encoded by the coding sequence ATGGTACAATTAACACGAGAGAATCGGAGCAAGTTTGTCAAGGTAAAATGCCCGGACTGTGAGAATGAACAGACTATCTTTGACCGTGCATGCACGCCGGTTGACTGCATTGTTTGTGGCTCAAACCTTGCCACCCCGACCGGTGGAAAAGCACAAATCAAAGCAGAGATTATAACTGCATTTGAGTGA
- a CDS encoding 50S ribosomal protein L44e codes for MKMPAKFRTYCPFCHKHEEHEVEKVKKGKTTGLHWIDRQKARRGQVGNMGKFSKVPGGDKPTKKVNIRYRCTACKKAHLRAGFRVGKFELTE; via the coding sequence ATGAAGATGCCAGCAAAATTCCGCACATATTGTCCCTTCTGTCACAAACATGAGGAGCATGAGGTAGAGAAGGTAAAGAAAGGTAAAACCACCGGACTCCACTGGATTGATCGCCAGAAAGCACGGAGAGGACAGGTTGGGAATATGGGTAAATTCTCCAAAGTTCCCGGAGGCGACAAGCCGACCAAGAAAGTAAATATCCGGTACCGCTGCACTGCATGCAAGAAAGCACACCTGAGAGCAGGATTCAGGGTTGGAAAGTTCGAACTTACGGAGTAA
- the priS gene encoding DNA primase catalytic subunit PriS produces MRPATRIFIKQRFTDYYDKARISPPSSVKEREFGFIFFDDRYPDDIRMRRHIGFSSGDEMQEYVKSLVPAHAYYSTAYYRTPQAPTMGDKEWLGADLIFDLDADHIMRGSYEAMLERIKGEAEKLLDVLDNELGIDMRTIKLVFSGGRGYHVHVQELAFRDFEPAERRELVDYVCGTGISPSLLLHDWKPGRRGWHDRFRLVLTRYLQDLSTRPIKEVKAELSSLRGVGQVMAERFAGMIPELITLLNTNPSSILLRDQTVRTVFGALTSERESTLLPHIREAAVQADEPVTTDTRRLIRLPGSLHAKSGFKVVPMEVKELHDFDPLIDAVAFGEREVIIESEREYSFSLLGSSYDIPKGRLKVPEAVGVFLCCRGMAEIGGVLDHAS; encoded by the coding sequence ATGAGACCTGCTACCCGGATATTTATTAAACAACGGTTTACCGATTACTATGATAAAGCCAGAATATCCCCTCCTTCATCAGTAAAGGAGAGGGAGTTTGGTTTTATCTTCTTTGATGACCGGTACCCTGATGATATCAGGATGAGGCGTCATATCGGGTTTTCATCCGGGGATGAGATGCAGGAGTATGTGAAAAGTCTGGTCCCTGCCCATGCGTACTACTCAACAGCATATTACCGGACTCCGCAGGCTCCGACAATGGGCGACAAAGAATGGCTGGGGGCTGATCTCATCTTTGATCTTGATGCGGATCACATCATGCGGGGATCGTATGAAGCGATGCTTGAGCGGATCAAGGGAGAGGCTGAGAAATTACTGGATGTCCTTGACAATGAGCTGGGAATTGACATGCGGACGATAAAGCTGGTCTTTTCAGGGGGACGAGGGTATCATGTTCATGTTCAGGAACTGGCATTCCGTGATTTTGAACCGGCTGAACGGCGGGAGCTGGTTGATTATGTCTGCGGGACCGGTATCAGTCCTTCTCTTCTCCTTCATGACTGGAAACCGGGGAGACGTGGATGGCATGACCGTTTCAGACTCGTTCTCACCAGGTATCTTCAGGATCTCAGCACCAGGCCCATAAAAGAAGTGAAAGCAGAATTATCTTCCTTACGAGGTGTCGGGCAGGTCATGGCAGAACGGTTTGCCGGAATGATACCGGAACTCATCACGCTGCTGAATACCAATCCCTCATCGATCCTTCTCCGTGACCAGACGGTAAGGACCGTTTTTGGAGCCCTGACTTCGGAGCGGGAGAGTACCCTTCTCCCTCATATCAGGGAGGCTGCAGTACAGGCTGATGAACCGGTTACTACGGATACCCGGCGGCTTATCCGACTACCTGGTTCCCTTCATGCAAAATCCGGTTTTAAAGTGGTTCCGATGGAGGTGAAGGAACTTCATGATTTTGATCCGCTTATCGATGCAGTTGCTTTTGGAGAGCGTGAGGTCATCATCGAATCAGAGCGGGAGTACTCCTTCTCCCTTCTTGGATCATCATACGATATCCCGAAAGGCCGGTTAAAAGTCCCGGAAGCCGTTGGAGTATTTCTCTGCTGCAGAGGGATGGCAGAGATCGGGGGGGTTTTGGATCATGCATCTTGA
- a CDS encoding tRNA uridine(34) 5-carboxymethylaminomethyl modification radical SAM/GNAT enzyme Elp3, which produces MDITPACREIISLILSTPPGERELRKIVKTICKKYHLPVVPRNSDILSCATPEEYPLLRPVLLVKPSRTLSGVAPVAVMTSPAPCPHGICLPCPGGPDSLFQSPQSYTGGEPAAKRAFAHNFIPYDQVHARLSQFEELGHHVDKAELIVMGGTMTAREPSYQEWFVTECIRAMNEYPDNPLPDTSREEIFARNETAKVRCVAITFETRPDWCRKEHIDRMLDLGVTKVELGVQHLDDEILTLNLRGCTVADTVEANTFLRDAGLKVGFHMMPNLPGSTFASDRQMFHDLFADPRFRPDFLKIYPCLVTPGSKIEELYESGAYAPYDEDDLIDLVADAKMEIAPYCRLQRIQRDIPADKIVAGSPHSNFRELAKQRLHKRGGRCSCIRCREIGRRRSQAEPVLNILPYECCGGMERFISFESDDSLVGFARLRFPKEPWRPETENAAFVRELHVYGMVVPIGQEGRGEDQQHRRFGTRLLSEAETLAADAGYSHVAIMAGIGVRPYYQKLGYFRKGPYMIKDL; this is translated from the coding sequence ATGGACATCACCCCCGCCTGCCGGGAGATAATCTCTCTCATTCTCTCCACTCCTCCCGGTGAGCGAGAACTTCGAAAGATAGTCAAGACTATCTGCAAAAAATATCATCTGCCGGTTGTTCCCCGGAACTCAGATATTCTATCCTGCGCTACCCCTGAGGAGTATCCGCTGCTTCGTCCTGTTCTTCTGGTAAAACCATCACGAACTCTGTCTGGTGTGGCCCCGGTCGCGGTCATGACATCACCGGCCCCCTGTCCGCATGGTATCTGTCTTCCCTGTCCGGGTGGCCCGGATTCGCTTTTTCAATCTCCCCAGAGTTATACCGGTGGCGAACCTGCCGCAAAACGTGCCTTTGCACACAATTTCATCCCCTATGATCAGGTGCATGCACGATTATCCCAGTTTGAGGAGCTCGGGCATCACGTGGATAAGGCTGAACTCATCGTCATGGGAGGGACCATGACCGCCCGGGAGCCATCATACCAGGAATGGTTTGTGACCGAATGCATCAGGGCAATGAATGAATACCCAGATAACCCGTTACCCGACACCAGCCGGGAGGAGATATTTGCCAGAAATGAAACCGCCAAAGTACGGTGTGTGGCGATAACCTTTGAAACCCGGCCAGACTGGTGCCGGAAGGAGCATATTGACCGGATGCTTGATCTTGGCGTGACAAAGGTGGAGCTTGGGGTCCAGCACCTTGACGACGAAATCCTGACCCTGAACCTGAGGGGATGCACCGTTGCAGATACCGTGGAAGCAAATACCTTTCTTCGTGATGCCGGTCTCAAAGTCGGGTTTCACATGATGCCCAATCTCCCAGGAAGCACCTTCGCATCTGACCGGCAGATGTTCCATGATCTCTTTGCGGATCCACGATTCAGACCTGATTTTCTGAAAATATATCCGTGCCTTGTGACACCGGGATCAAAGATCGAAGAGCTCTATGAATCGGGGGCTTATGCACCATATGATGAAGACGACCTCATCGATCTGGTGGCCGATGCAAAGATGGAGATAGCACCATATTGCCGGCTTCAGCGAATCCAGCGGGACATTCCTGCAGATAAGATCGTGGCAGGGTCTCCTCATTCAAACTTCCGGGAACTGGCCAAACAACGTCTGCACAAGAGAGGTGGCAGGTGCTCATGTATCAGGTGCAGGGAGATAGGCAGGAGACGATCACAGGCTGAGCCGGTCCTGAATATTCTGCCCTATGAGTGCTGCGGGGGTATGGAACGGTTTATCTCATTTGAATCTGATGACTCGCTGGTCGGATTCGCACGGCTGCGGTTCCCCAAAGAACCCTGGCGACCGGAGACTGAGAATGCTGCGTTTGTCCGTGAACTTCATGTCTATGGGATGGTGGTCCCGATCGGGCAGGAAGGAAGAGGTGAGGATCAGCAACACAGACGGTTCGGGACACGACTTCTCTCTGAAGCAGAGACGCTCGCAGCGGATGCCGGATACAGCCATGTTGCGATCATGGCAGGGATCGGGGTCAGACCCTACTATCAGAAACTTGGGTATTTCAGGAAAGGCCCCTATATGATTAAGGATCTGTGA
- a CDS encoding NAD(P)-dependent glycerol-1-phosphate dehydrogenase — translation MSTDPVQVLQPDGFNKSRWTQLPRDVLIGHQAIMQLPDIIADIKPGRSVLLISGGTTREVAGNTVADILKDQYEVRRFVAGKLDADTLEACSQASSSADFLIGVGGGRVIDCAKIVSYKQGKPFISVPTAASHDGIISGRATLPTETGSVSVGAHPPIAVVADTGIISQAPHRLMASGCADVISNYTAILDWELAHRLRGEQISEYAIALSKMTAEILVKDANLIKPGQEEAAWIVVKALVSSGVSMAIAGSSRPASGGEHKFGHALERLMPGAALHGEACGIGSIMTMYLHGGDWREIRSSLARIGAPTTPRELNIPDEVIVEALMKARDIRPERFTILDMGLTRESAEHLVQMLYEE, via the coding sequence ATGAGCACAGACCCGGTACAGGTATTGCAGCCGGATGGCTTCAATAAATCGAGATGGACCCAGCTTCCACGGGACGTTCTGATTGGTCATCAGGCGATAATGCAACTTCCTGACATCATCGCGGATATAAAACCCGGCCGATCAGTTCTTCTCATATCCGGCGGGACCACCCGTGAAGTTGCGGGAAATACCGTCGCGGATATTCTGAAAGATCAGTACGAAGTCAGACGTTTTGTTGCAGGAAAACTGGATGCTGATACTCTCGAAGCTTGTAGTCAGGCCTCATCTTCAGCGGATTTCCTTATTGGTGTTGGCGGGGGAAGAGTTATTGATTGTGCCAAGATTGTCTCGTACAAACAGGGTAAGCCGTTCATCAGCGTCCCGACCGCGGCATCGCATGATGGAATTATCTCAGGAAGGGCAACCCTTCCCACCGAGACTGGCAGTGTTTCAGTTGGTGCCCATCCCCCGATAGCAGTAGTCGCTGACACGGGGATTATTTCCCAGGCGCCCCACCGGCTTATGGCATCCGGATGTGCAGACGTCATCTCCAATTACACCGCCATTCTTGATTGGGAGTTGGCTCACCGGCTGAGGGGAGAACAGATCAGCGAATATGCTATTGCCTTGTCAAAGATGACCGCTGAGATACTGGTCAAGGACGCGAATCTGATAAAACCAGGTCAGGAAGAGGCAGCCTGGATTGTAGTCAAGGCCCTTGTTTCATCAGGGGTGTCGATGGCAATCGCCGGTTCATCACGGCCGGCATCAGGAGGAGAACATAAATTTGGTCATGCACTGGAACGGTTGATGCCAGGGGCAGCATTGCATGGCGAGGCATGTGGAATCGGATCAATAATGACTATGTATCTGCATGGCGGGGACTGGCGGGAGATTAGATCCTCCCTTGCCAGGATAGGTGCCCCAACCACTCCCCGGGAACTGAACATTCCTGATGAGGTGATCGTAGAGGCACTCATGAAAGCACGGGATATAAGACCTGAGCGGTTCACTATCCTTGACATGGGACTGACACGGGAATCAGCAGAGCATCTGGTGCAGATGTTATACGAGGAGTAA
- a CDS encoding UPF0058 family protein — protein MQKEELLHLHMLFIHVRKYYETITNEEIPTERYNSLHISPVHIHKNKKSHKEAILVLGQEIVDHIGRKPAMLSFSHEMSTPSEIAVEN, from the coding sequence GTGCAGAAAGAGGAGCTGCTACATTTACATATGCTGTTTATTCATGTCAGGAAGTACTACGAAACCATCACCAATGAGGAAATCCCAACAGAGCGGTATAATAGTTTGCATATTTCACCGGTGCACATACATAAAAACAAAAAGTCTCATAAAGAGGCTATTCTTGTTCTTGGTCAGGAGATTGTCGATCACATCGGGCGTAAGCCGGCGATGCTAAGTTTTTCCCATGAAATGTCCACACCTTCTGAGATAGCTGTTGAGAACTAA
- a CDS encoding 4Fe-4S binding protein, translating to MIEVHREICAYCGCCVSVCPEGALELVDAYLDIDTNTCKNCGICVRVCPLGALEAKK from the coding sequence ATGATCGAGGTTCATCGGGAAATCTGTGCCTATTGCGGCTGTTGTGTCTCGGTTTGTCCGGAAGGGGCACTGGAACTTGTCGATGCCTATCTGGATATCGATACGAATACTTGTAAGAATTGTGGGATCTGTGTCCGTGTCTGTCCGCTTGGGGCTTTGGAGGCGAAGAAATGA
- a CDS encoding proteasome assembly chaperone family protein, with translation MMEDITIRFEESIAPEDRTAPIMIEGLPGIGHVGKLVAEHMIQELGAVRIAEINSIYFPPQVIIQEGGTVRLCNNEIYRYSGEKGTYLFLVGDFQSTSGEGHYLLSQVYVDICHQLGVRRIYTIGGYGIGHFNEVTRVIAAVNREDLRQQVEDAGGIFSEGEPGGGIIGAAGLMLGLSIPLGIEGICLMGETSGYLVDPRSATTVLSVLTKLLGIEIDDAKLTERAGEMEVALQRLLEQERKSEEELSYIG, from the coding sequence ATGATGGAAGATATTACCATACGATTTGAGGAATCAATAGCTCCTGAAGACAGGACTGCTCCGATCATGATTGAAGGTCTCCCTGGAATCGGGCATGTGGGAAAACTTGTCGCAGAGCACATGATCCAGGAGCTTGGGGCTGTCCGGATTGCAGAAATCAACTCCATATATTTCCCTCCCCAGGTTATCATCCAGGAAGGAGGAACAGTCCGTCTCTGTAATAATGAGATATACCGGTATTCGGGTGAGAAAGGTACGTATCTCTTCCTAGTCGGCGATTTTCAGAGTACTTCCGGTGAAGGTCATTATCTTTTATCCCAGGTCTATGTTGATATCTGTCACCAGCTTGGAGTCAGACGAATTTACACCATTGGCGGGTATGGTATTGGTCATTTCAACGAGGTTACCCGGGTTATTGCGGCTGTGAACCGTGAGGATCTCAGACAGCAGGTTGAGGATGCCGGAGGGATTTTTAGCGAAGGAGAGCCTGGTGGCGGCATTATTGGTGCAGCAGGACTCATGCTTGGTCTTTCAATACCACTTGGTATAGAGGGAATCTGTCTGATGGGCGAGACATCCGGATACCTTGTCGATCCCAGGAGTGCCACGACGGTTCTCTCAGTTCTGACAAAACTCCTGGGGATTGAGATAGATGATGCAAAGCTGACCGAACGGGCAGGTGAGATGGAAGTAGCCCTCCAACGGCTTTTAGAGCAGGAGAGAAAGTCCGAGGAAGAACTTTCATACATCGGCTGA
- a CDS encoding DUF63 family protein — MIREFIYKYYIDPIRYGQPYTLVDTLTYALILLVCIWLIYRWLEANHISIDREFVYSLIPWVVFGGCLRVVEDTGYITSDLHVIFTTPLIFFLIFALAMPVLFIANICEKRGMVQSWKKLFQWTGIALTLVTLGFLTWFGLTNAHIDTLVGLAILTMATVTTGLLYTLIRYGFGWHYMQDRLYQMLIFGHMLDASATSFGIDLHSVPYIEQHVVGSALIDLTGTAFVMFPLKLLVLIPGIYILELYRREGASGIWYLILLAMIMVGLAPGIRDMMRMVLYV, encoded by the coding sequence ATGATTAGGGAATTCATCTACAAATATTACATAGATCCCATCCGTTATGGTCAGCCATATACTCTGGTTGATACCCTTACTTATGCACTCATCCTGCTGGTATGTATCTGGCTGATTTACCGATGGCTTGAAGCAAACCATATCTCTATTGATCGGGAGTTTGTATACTCCCTGATTCCGTGGGTGGTATTTGGCGGTTGTCTGCGGGTTGTCGAGGACACCGGGTATATTACCTCTGACCTGCATGTGATATTTACAACGCCGCTGATCTTCTTCCTGATATTCGCACTGGCAATGCCGGTTCTCTTTATTGCAAATATTTGTGAGAAGAGAGGGATGGTTCAGTCCTGGAAAAAGCTTTTTCAGTGGACCGGGATAGCACTTACTCTGGTAACACTTGGGTTTCTCACCTGGTTTGGTCTCACAAACGCCCATATTGATACACTGGTCGGTCTGGCAATCCTTACCATGGCAACCGTTACAACCGGTCTTTTATATACTCTCATCAGGTATGGATTCGGGTGGCACTATATGCAGGACCGTCTCTATCAGATGCTGATATTTGGTCATATGCTGGATGCCAGCGCCACCTCATTTGGTATTGACCTGCATTCAGTTCCCTACATTGAACAACATGTGGTAGGATCTGCTCTGATTGACCTGACCGGTACTGCGTTCGTTATGTTTCCACTGAAACTGCTTGTGCTGATTCCCGGTATTTATATCCTCGAACTCTACCGCCGTGAAGGCGCCTCAGGTATCTGGTACCTGATTCTGCTCGCCATGATCATGGTCGGTCTTGCCCCAGGCATCAGGGATATGATGCGAATGGTGCTTTATGTCTGA
- a CDS encoding UPF0179 family protein codes for MEQKKTRVTIVGSVYAQPGTQFVYMGRADQCESCTIARVCHNLESGRRYEVVAIRAASHRCPVHHGGAVTVDVAEAPVEMRVSPDIARKNTTIVVKFPECDEACETFAACHPIGVVEGQKYIITDVLEGEAAPCRTGPSPVLVRVVPLPEGLPRYTP; via the coding sequence ATGGAGCAGAAAAAAACACGGGTAACCATTGTCGGGTCAGTATATGCACAGCCAGGGACCCAGTTTGTCTACATGGGCCGGGCAGATCAATGTGAGTCATGCACTATTGCACGGGTCTGTCATAACCTTGAATCAGGCCGCCGGTATGAAGTGGTAGCTATACGTGCAGCCTCACACCGGTGTCCTGTTCACCATGGGGGGGCTGTCACGGTTGATGTAGCGGAAGCCCCGGTTGAAATGCGTGTATCTCCTGATATAGCCAGAAAAAATACCACGATTGTAGTGAAGTTTCCTGAATGTGATGAAGCATGTGAAACTTTTGCGGCATGTCATCCGATTGGAGTCGTAGAGGGACAAAAATACATCATTACTGATGTGCTGGAAGGTGAAGCTGCTCCGTGCAGAACAGGGCCGTCTCCTGTTTTGGTGAGGGTTGTTCCCCTTCCGGAAGGTTTGCCACGATATACACCCTGA